One genomic window of Candidatus Paceibacter sp. includes the following:
- a CDS encoding HAD-IC family P-type ATPase gives MDLTAKNNWHKRDVFEVLSALGSGQNGLSEQEARERLLKQGRNVIPEIKPPGIFLIFLRQFQSPLIYILLAASLVVFLMGEAVDSLIIAFVLLFNAGMGTVQEGKSQNTLAALKKFTETGAVVVRGGEEMIVPDSEVVDGDVLILREGDKIPADARIIFSSSLKVDEASITGESEPVYKTADIMAGNSGHVVVADRMNMVFKGSHVVSGGGKAVVTATGLKTVIGGISKKIIGIDSEMPLKKNIRYLSRAIIIAVALISGLIFWGGVSMGKAAGEMFAVVVSLSVSIIPEGLPVVITLVLATGVWRMAKSNALVKRLQAVEALGQAKVIAVDKTGTITKNEMAVQKFFIAGKFFEVGGSGYVPKGEIKENGAAIEPLNHKEIILAGKIAAFCANARIKYSKEKKEWSAIGDPTEAALFVFSEKVGFSKEKIEKESPLVSEIPFNFENKYHATLHGNVEGSGFLTVVGAPETVVSLSGEIFDGQNFTRLNAEEKEKMENVVAEMSREGLRVLAFAVKKIPEKKLEQEDIADVCLVGFFGIKDTLRLEAVESIKKAKDAGIKVIMITGDHKITAAAIAREAGIYKEGDAVMTGRQIDEIDEKEFLGQLNSVSVFARVTPDHKLKIINAYKKQGDIIAMTGDGVNDAPSLVAADLGVAMGKIGTEVAKEASDIVLLDDNLSSVVAAIEEGRSIYKTIKKVTLYLFSTSLGEVLTVAGALFFGLPLPILASQIIWLNFVTDGFLVVALAMEPKESKLLNGGFKKPGKLIVDFLMLQRMAVMALPMALGALVLFLMHLGDGMDKARTAALTALAVFQWFNAWNCRSEKESVFGKGILGNKILIALTFVVIFLQGLAVYNPFMRKILHTVPLDLGDWMLIAATAFAIIIVEEVRKLIHRKISAI, from the coding sequence ATGGATTTGACCGCTAAAAACAACTGGCATAAACGAGATGTTTTTGAAGTCCTTAGTGCGCTGGGTTCCGGCCAAAACGGTTTAAGCGAACAAGAGGCTAGGGAAAGGCTTTTAAAACAAGGGCGCAACGTTATTCCGGAGATTAAACCGCCGGGTATTTTTCTTATTTTCCTAAGGCAGTTTCAAAGTCCTCTGATTTACATATTGCTTGCCGCCAGTCTGGTTGTTTTTTTAATGGGGGAAGCGGTTGACAGCCTCATCATAGCTTTCGTCCTTTTGTTTAACGCGGGCATGGGAACGGTTCAGGAGGGCAAGTCGCAAAACACCCTGGCGGCTTTGAAAAAGTTTACAGAAACGGGAGCTGTTGTCGTCCGCGGCGGGGAGGAAATGATTGTTCCGGACAGCGAAGTGGTCGACGGGGACGTTTTGATTTTGCGCGAAGGAGACAAGATTCCCGCCGATGCCAGAATAATTTTTTCCAGCTCCTTAAAAGTTGACGAAGCCAGCATAACCGGAGAATCGGAACCTGTTTATAAAACGGCGGATATTATGGCCGGGAATTCCGGACACGTTGTCGTCGCCGACAGAATGAACATGGTTTTTAAAGGAAGTCATGTCGTGTCCGGCGGCGGGAAAGCCGTGGTTACCGCGACAGGCTTGAAAACCGTAATAGGCGGCATCTCCAAAAAAATAATCGGGATTGATTCGGAAATGCCGCTCAAGAAAAATATCAGGTATTTGTCCCGAGCTATCATAATTGCCGTTGCCTTAATCAGCGGTTTGATTTTTTGGGGCGGGGTGAGTATGGGAAAGGCGGCGGGAGAGATGTTCGCGGTCGTTGTTTCTCTTTCCGTTTCCATCATTCCCGAAGGGTTGCCGGTGGTTATTACTCTTGTTTTGGCCACCGGAGTCTGGAGAATGGCGAAAAGCAACGCTTTGGTCAAGAGGCTCCAGGCCGTTGAGGCTCTTGGCCAGGCGAAAGTGATAGCCGTGGACAAGACCGGCACCATAACCAAAAACGAAATGGCCGTTCAGAAGTTTTTCATTGCTGGGAAATTTTTTGAAGTCGGGGGTTCCGGCTATGTTCCGAAAGGGGAGATAAAGGAAAACGGCGCCGCTATTGAACCACTGAATCACAAGGAGATTATTCTCGCTGGAAAAATCGCCGCTTTTTGCGCAAACGCCAGGATAAAATATTCAAAAGAAAAAAAAGAATGGTCCGCCATCGGCGACCCGACGGAGGCCGCTTTGTTTGTTTTTTCGGAAAAAGTCGGATTCAGCAAGGAAAAAATTGAAAAAGAATCGCCATTGGTTTCAGAAATACCTTTTAATTTTGAAAACAAATACCACGCGACTCTGCACGGCAACGTGGAGGGAAGCGGATTTTTAACCGTAGTCGGAGCTCCGGAAACCGTAGTTTCTTTGTCCGGCGAAATATTTGACGGGCAGAATTTCACGCGTCTAAACGCGGAGGAAAAAGAAAAAATGGAGAATGTGGTTGCCGAAATGTCCCGCGAGGGGTTGAGAGTCCTCGCTTTTGCCGTCAAAAAAATTCCGGAGAAAAAACTGGAACAAGAAGACATCGCCGATGTTTGCCTTGTCGGATTTTTCGGAATAAAAGACACGCTTCGTCTGGAGGCGGTGGAGTCCATAAAAAAGGCCAAAGACGCGGGCATAAAAGTCATAATGATTACGGGCGACCACAAAATCACGGCAGCGGCCATCGCCAGAGAGGCCGGTATTTATAAAGAGGGGGATGCCGTGATGACGGGCCGCCAGATTGACGAAATTGATGAAAAAGAATTTTTAGGCCAACTGAACTCCGTTTCCGTTTTCGCCAGGGTTACGCCCGACCATAAACTGAAGATAATAAACGCTTATAAAAAGCAGGGCGACATTATAGCGATGACAGGGGACGGCGTAAATGACGCGCCGTCGCTTGTGGCCGCTGATCTCGGGGTGGCTATGGGAAAGATAGGCACGGAGGTGGCAAAGGAAGCCTCGGATATCGTTCTGCTGGACGATAATTTATCCAGCGTCGTCGCGGCCATTGAGGAAGGAAGAAGCATTTATAAAACCATCAAGAAAGTAACTCTTTACCTTTTCTCAACCAGTCTGGGTGAGGTTTTGACGGTGGCGGGTGCGCTGTTCTTCGGTTTGCCGCTGCCGATTCTGGCCTCGCAGATAATATGGCTGAACTTTGTCACGGACGGTTTCTTGGTTGTCGCATTGGCGATGGAACCGAAGGAAAGCAAATTGCTCAATGGCGGTTTCAAAAAGCCGGGCAAACTGATAGTTGATTTTTTGATGTTGCAAAGAATGGCGGTGATGGCTTTGCCGATGGCACTGGGCGCTCTGGTTTTGTTTTTGATGCATCTGGGCGACGGGATGGATAAGGCGAGAACGGCGGCTCTTACCGCCTTGGCGGTGTTCCAGTGGTTTAACGCCTGGAACTGCCGGAGCGAAAAAGAGTCCGTTTTCGGCAAAGGAATTTTGGGTAACAAGATTTTAATCGCCTTGACTTTTGTGGTGATTTTCTTGCAGGGGTTGGCCGTTTATAATCCGTTTATGCGGAAAATATTGCATACTGTTCCTCTTGATTTGGGCGACTGGATGTTGATAGCCGCGACGGCTTTTGCCATTATTATCGTGGAAGAGGTTCGCAAACTGATTCACCGGAAAATAAGCGCGATATGA
- the rplS gene encoding 50S ribosomal protein L19, which produces MSVNVEQRKNWNLKPGNTVKVWQKIKEGEKFRLQAFEGMIIAHKHGAESGATFTVRKISDGVGVERIFPLFSPNIEKVDLVRESKARRAKLYYVRTKAAKDIRKKMKHLKAEGKKKTEAEPLKATQEPAAKE; this is translated from the coding sequence ATGAGCGTAAACGTTGAACAGAGGAAAAATTGGAATTTAAAGCCCGGCAACACGGTAAAAGTTTGGCAGAAAATCAAGGAAGGAGAGAAATTCAGGCTCCAGGCTTTTGAGGGTATGATTATCGCCCACAAACACGGCGCTGAATCAGGGGCGACTTTCACGGTGCGCAAAATTTCCGACGGCGTGGGCGTGGAAAGAATATTCCCCCTATTTTCCCCGAACATAGAAAAAGTTGACCTGGTGCGGGAATCCAAAGCCAGAAGGGCGAAACTTTATTACGTCCGGACCAAGGCCGCCAAAGACATCCGCAAGAAAATGAAGCATCTGAAAGCGGAAGGGAAGAAAAAAACGGAAGCGGAGCCACTCAAGGCGACGCAAGAACCGGCCGCGAAAGAATAA
- a CDS encoding RluA family pseudouridine synthase, protein MFSKSDIKIIYQDNDVIAVNKPAGIVAHRANLKSKILNLKNEKEDVFLTDWLVEKFPEIKRVGDKPELRPGIVHRLDKDTSGVLVVAKNQKAFEYLKSLFQKKEIVKKYVALVEGNLKKDKGIIDLPIGRSKSDFRKKLASEEARGELREAITEYKVLEKFPDYTLVEAYPKTGRTHQIRVHFKAIGHPVACDSLYGGRKSKCPEGLNRHFLHANFLELNLPSGARIKLEADLPPDLENALAILRQNK, encoded by the coding sequence ATGTTTTCAAAATCGGATATAAAAATCATTTATCAAGATAACGACGTAATCGCCGTCAATAAGCCGGCGGGAATCGTGGCGCATCGCGCCAATCTTAAATCTAAAATCTTAAACCTAAAAAACGAAAAGGAAGATGTTTTTTTAACCGACTGGCTGGTGGAAAAATTTCCGGAAATAAAAAGAGTGGGCGATAAGCCGGAGTTGCGTCCGGGAATAGTACATCGCTTGGACAAAGACACTTCCGGAGTTTTAGTCGTGGCCAAAAATCAAAAAGCGTTTGAGTATTTGAAATCTTTGTTTCAAAAAAAAGAAATTGTCAAAAAATACGTTGCCTTAGTGGAAGGAAATTTAAAAAAAGACAAAGGAATTATTGATTTGCCCATCGGCAGAAGCAAGAGCGATTTCAGAAAGAAACTGGCGTCGGAAGAGGCGAGGGGAGAATTGCGGGAGGCCATTACGGAATATAAAGTTTTGGAAAAATTTCCCGATTACACCCTGGTTGAGGCTTATCCAAAAACCGGCCGCACCCACCAGATAAGGGTTCATTTTAAAGCTATCGGCCATCCGGTGGCCTGCGATTCGCTGTATGGTGGTAGAAAATCAAAATGTCCCGAAGGTTTGAACCGGCATTTTTTGCACGCCAATTTTTTGGAGTTGAACCTGCCGTCTGGCGCCAGGATAAAACTGGAAGCCGATTTGCCGCCGGATCTGGAAAACGCGCTGGCGATATTGCGTCAAAACAAATAA